The Planctomycetota bacterium genome has a window encoding:
- a CDS encoding response regulator → MARILAVDDDPRVRRFVARALRDEGHEVIAVGDAESAIVHLLSARPDLFLLDINLPGMNGIALAQKLHAQRGTQAIPVIILSVRTDPHDKVAAYASGAITYLEKPFKKSDLVEAVRLGLRIGGERRDRT, encoded by the coding sequence GTGGCACGGATCCTGGCCGTTGATGACGATCCCCGCGTCCGCCGGTTCGTGGCGCGGGCGCTCCGGGACGAGGGCCACGAGGTCATCGCCGTGGGCGACGCCGAGTCCGCCATTGTCCATCTGCTTTCGGCACGGCCCGATCTTTTCCTCCTGGACATCAACCTCCCGGGCATGAACGGAATCGCGCTGGCGCAGAAGCTCCACGCGCAACGCGGCACCCAGGCGATCCCCGTCATCATCCTCTCGGTCCGGACCGACCCCCACGACAAGGTGGCCGCCTACGCCTCGGGCGCCATCACCTACCTCGAGAAGCCCTTCAAGAAATCGGATCTCGTGGAGGCCGTCCGCCTGGGACTCCGGATCGGCGGCGAACGCCGCGACCGGACCTAG
- a CDS encoding ABC transporter permease, whose amino-acid sequence MVVILAAWSLALRELRRFYRQPSRVAGVLATPVVFWLITGSGLGGDFLAHLYPGTLAMILLFASIFSTISIIEDRREGFLQGVLVAPVPGTGIALGKVLGGAAVALTQGLLFLALAPLSGLRPGPGGYAAACGVMALLAFALTSVGVLLAWRFESVQGYHAVINLVLVPMWILSGAVFRIGQAAPWVEAVMAVNPMAYGVSALRHALAGTAPHPFGASLGVTAAFAAVAFGLAGVTARSRGRRGVV is encoded by the coding sequence GTGGTCGTGATCCTGGCGGCCTGGAGCCTGGCCCTGCGCGAGCTGCGGCGCTTCTACCGGCAGCCCAGCCGCGTGGCGGGGGTCCTGGCCACGCCGGTGGTCTTTTGGCTGATCACCGGATCGGGCCTCGGCGGAGACTTCCTGGCGCACCTCTATCCGGGAACCCTGGCGATGATCCTCCTTTTCGCCTCGATCTTCTCGACGATTTCGATCATCGAAGACCGGCGCGAGGGATTTCTCCAGGGGGTGCTCGTGGCTCCCGTGCCCGGGACGGGAATCGCGCTCGGCAAGGTGCTGGGCGGGGCGGCCGTGGCGCTGACCCAGGGGCTTCTCTTTCTGGCGCTGGCGCCCCTCTCCGGACTGCGGCCCGGTCCCGGAGGCTATGCGGCCGCCTGCGGCGTGATGGCGCTGCTGGCGTTCGCGCTCACGTCGGTAGGGGTGCTCCTCGCGTGGCGGTTCGAATCCGTCCAGGGCTATCACGCCGTCATCAATCTCGTGCTGGTGCCCATGTGGATCCTGTCCGGAGCGGTCTTCCGGATCGGCCAGGCGGCCCCGTGGGTGGAGGCCGTCATGGCCGTCAACCCCATGGCCTACGGCGTCTCGGCCCTGCGACACGCCCTGGCCGGAACGGCGCCTCATCCGTTCGGAGCGTCGTTGGGGGTCACCGCGGCCTTCGCGGCGGTCGCCTTCGGACTGGCGGGCGTCACCGCGCGCTCGCGCGGGCGCCGGGGAGTCGTATAA
- a CDS encoding ABC transporter ATP-binding protein — protein MSVEVSSLSHRYGDRVALADVSFSVRPGEIFGLAGPNGSGKTTLFRILATALAPSVGSARVAGADLSDPAAVRRRIGVVFQTPALDLKLTAHENLVHHGWLYGLRGRLLRKRVRELLERFGLAERADERVETLSGGLRRRVELAKALLHEPEVLLLDEPSGSLDPGARRDLWDRLRALRGVTVLLTTHLMEEADRCDRLGILHRGRLVALGAPAELRAEVGGDVVTVRARDAAALAAALRERFGVAAEASDGVVRLSRERGHEFVSALYEAFPDRIEAVTVARPSLEDVFHLKTREVWS, from the coding sequence TTGAGCGTCGAGGTTTCGAGCCTTTCGCACCGGTACGGCGACCGCGTCGCCCTGGCGGACGTTTCTTTCTCCGTGCGGCCGGGCGAAATCTTCGGCCTCGCCGGACCGAACGGGAGCGGCAAGACCACCCTCTTTCGGATCCTCGCCACGGCGCTGGCTCCCTCGGTGGGCTCCGCCCGCGTGGCCGGCGCCGATCTTTCCGATCCGGCCGCCGTCCGCCGCCGGATCGGCGTCGTCTTCCAGACGCCCGCGCTGGACCTCAAGCTCACCGCCCACGAGAACCTCGTCCACCACGGGTGGCTCTACGGCCTCCGCGGCCGCCTGCTCCGGAAGCGCGTCCGCGAACTCCTGGAACGCTTCGGCCTGGCCGAGCGGGCGGACGAACGCGTCGAGACGCTCTCGGGCGGGCTCCGCCGCCGGGTGGAACTGGCCAAGGCGCTCCTTCACGAGCCCGAGGTGCTGCTTCTGGATGAGCCTTCGGGAAGCCTGGATCCGGGAGCGCGCCGGGACCTCTGGGACCGCCTGCGGGCGCTCCGGGGCGTCACGGTGCTCCTGACCACCCACCTCATGGAGGAGGCCGATCGATGCGACCGGCTGGGGATCCTCCACCGGGGGCGGCTCGTGGCGCTCGGCGCTCCCGCGGAGCTTCGCGCGGAAGTGGGCGGCGACGTCGTCACGGTCCGCGCCCGCGACGCGGCGGCCCTGGCGGCGGCCCTCCGCGAGCGGTTCGGCGTGGCCGCGGAGGCCTCCGACGGCGTCGTGCGGCTCTCGCGCGAGCGGGGGCATGAATTCGTCTCCGCCCTCTACGAGGCCTTTCCGGACCGCATCGAGGCCGTGACCGTGGCGCGGCCGTCCCTGGAGGACGTCTTCCATCTCAAGACCCGGGAGGTGTGGTCGTGA
- a CDS encoding cytochrome C oxidase subunit IV family protein, whose translation MSHNVPSKTYTNVLWALLALTIVTVAISRVHLGTAGNVAVGLLVAVIKASLVTLFFMHLKYEQRWWTGIVLFPLTLVLIIIFANLPDTGANRDFTTPAAKVIPKAGRGGSAH comes from the coding sequence ATGTCCCATAACGTCCCCTCGAAGACCTATACGAACGTCCTCTGGGCCCTCCTGGCGCTCACGATCGTGACCGTGGCGATCTCGAGGGTCCACCTCGGCACCGCCGGCAACGTCGCGGTCGGCCTTCTGGTGGCCGTGATCAAGGCGTCGCTCGTGACCCTCTTTTTCATGCACCTCAAGTACGAACAGCGCTGGTGGACGGGCATTGTTCTGTTCCCCTTGACGCTCGTCCTCATCATCATCTTCGCCAACCTGCCCGACACCGGCGCGAACCGGGACTTCACCACCCCCGCCGCCAAGGTCATTCCCAAGGCCGGCCGCGGCGGATCGGCCCACTAA